A window of the Acidobacteriota bacterium genome harbors these coding sequences:
- a CDS encoding helix-turn-helix transcriptional regulator yields MRAHQDTGTSGLPSGVKGTFLDEQENGKRLVNSYVAKRIKELRISRGLSSHEVARRAGIALGSYNCLENDRYNINLDNLFRILQVHDAKPQEVWPRTQEKAPAGGVDTDYVRKVVTTSRRRDLRRQVSLDDILSAVLQVFDKVKEDDLCNPEKRFGRISLARAAAGILVKRSHCVTLSALCRRLGITIGSGSRLIARHEKKLEQTGHLRRPLERMVEILRRDYPDFSI; encoded by the coding sequence GTGAGAGCACATCAAGACACCGGAACCAGTGGTTTGCCTTCCGGGGTAAAAGGGACATTCCTGGATGAACAAGAGAACGGCAAGCGGCTAGTCAACAGCTACGTCGCCAAGCGGATCAAGGAGTTGCGCATCTCCCGCGGTTTGTCTTCGCACGAGGTGGCGCGGCGGGCGGGCATCGCCTTGGGCTCCTACAACTGCCTGGAGAACGACCGTTACAACATCAACCTGGATAACCTGTTCCGCATTCTTCAGGTCCACGATGCCAAGCCTCAGGAAGTCTGGCCCCGCACCCAAGAAAAGGCCCCGGCGGGGGGAGTCGATACCGACTACGTCCGCAAGGTGGTGACCACCTCACGTCGCCGCGACCTGCGGCGCCAGGTTTCGCTGGACGACATTCTCAGTGCCGTCCTGCAGGTCTTCGACAAGGTCAAGGAAGATGACCTGTGCAATCCCGAAAAGCGTTTCGGTCGCATCTCCTTGGCCCGGGCCGCTGCCGGCATCTTGGTCAAGCGCAGTCACTGCGTCACTCTCTCGGCCCTGTGCCGGCGCTTGGGCATCACCATCGGGTCAGGCAGCCGGCTCATCGCCCGCCACGAAAAGAAGCTCGAGCAGACCGGTCACTTGAGGCGTCCTCTGGAGAGGATGGTCGAGATCCTGCGCCGCGACTACCCCGATTTCAGCATCTGA
- a CDS encoding tetratricopeptide repeat protein: MSGSCLNQGSSQTASGTPGDAQALYRQGRAEWNKRTPDGLRQSLRLFEAAIEADPSLARAHAGLADAAALLALYGVEPPGQMLPRALQAARTALVFDRDLPSAHASLGLALYLYERDFQAAGESFQQSILLDPTSVEARQWYAMMLIAQGHYLEAVEQFNDALGFQPDSFLAHVKLGSVLAALDDQTRSRRHLEVARRINPDSSLLLRESALALLRQDRFEEALRPLRKAVHLSPDDPANWAVLGHVLARHGQVDDAREVVRRLRRMADESYVPPSDIAQVLAGLGDLQEAFARLDEALDRNDPAIVYIKFKPTYEPLRGDPRYEPLLRRIGLPLPAGAGEAR; this comes from the coding sequence GTGAGCGGCAGCTGCCTGAATCAAGGCAGCTCCCAGACCGCTTCCGGGACCCCAGGCGACGCTCAGGCCCTCTACCGCCAAGGACGGGCGGAGTGGAACAAGCGCACCCCCGACGGTCTGCGGCAATCTTTGCGTCTGTTCGAAGCGGCCATCGAGGCCGACCCCTCCCTGGCGCGCGCCCACGCCGGTCTGGCCGATGCCGCGGCACTGCTGGCCCTTTACGGAGTCGAGCCTCCCGGGCAAATGCTGCCCAGGGCCTTGCAGGCGGCACGCACGGCGCTGGTCTTTGATCGCGATCTGCCGTCCGCCCACGCTTCTTTGGGCCTGGCTCTCTATCTCTATGAGCGCGACTTTCAGGCTGCTGGAGAGAGCTTTCAGCAATCCATTCTGCTCGATCCCACGTCGGTGGAGGCACGCCAATGGTACGCCATGATGCTGATCGCGCAAGGCCACTATCTGGAAGCCGTGGAACAGTTCAACGATGCCTTGGGATTCCAGCCCGACTCCTTCCTGGCCCATGTCAAGCTGGGCTCGGTCCTGGCCGCACTGGACGACCAGACCCGCTCCCGGCGCCACCTGGAAGTGGCCCGGCGCATCAACCCCGATTCTTCTTTGCTGCTTCGCGAGAGCGCCTTGGCGCTGCTGCGCCAGGACCGTTTCGAAGAAGCCCTCAGGCCCTTGCGCAAGGCCGTCCATCTGTCCCCTGACGATCCCGCAAACTGGGCCGTCCTGGGTCATGTGCTGGCCCGCCACGGCCAAGTCGACGACGCCCGCGAGGTGGTCAGGCGTCTGCGCCGCATGGCAGACGAGAGTTACGTTCCTCCCTCCGACATTGCCCAGGTGCTGGCCGGACTGGGAGACTTGCAGGAGGCCTTCGCCCGACTCGATGAAGCCCTGGACCGCAACGATCCGGCCATCGTCTACATCAAGTTCAAGCCCACCTACGAACCCCTGCGCGGCGATCCTCGCTATGAGCCCCTCTTGAGGCGCATCGGACTGCCGCTGCCGGCGGGGGCCGGAGAAGCCAGATAG